Sequence from the Aerococcus tenax genome:
TCTTCAGCCTTAGCGGGGGCTCCCATACTAGCTCCAAGGACACGAAGCACTTCGCCCCCAGGAGCTTCGACTTTAACCACTTCTGCTCCCCAATCAGCCATCATTTTTGCTGCTGCCGGTGCAGCCACCATGGTCGTAAAGTCAACCACCTTAACCCCTTTTAATAACTCAATCATCATAACCACCCTTTCTAAGATAGCGTTTTCTTTTTTCTTATTATGGATGAAAATACAGTAAAAAGGAAGAACTTTTGTTTTGCTAAAGACCTATAACTATAAAATAATCAGGCTTTGCAGTAGTTGTTTTGCTTAATGATACGTATAATGAAGTCAAGAAAGTGATTCAGATAACAACTTTTACTTCAACCCGACTAATGGATAGCGTTAGTTAATAAGCTAATTTTGAAAGGAAAGTTTATGATGTCAACCACTAAAGATGATAAAAAAGCCATCCAAGAACGGCAATTGAAACTCCTTAAGAAGCAAATTCAACAACATAAGGATGTCTTTATTCGTTTGAAGGATAAGTAAGTAGTGAGCACGAGGTTCGCAATTCTAATCCAGTCATGCTAGGATAAAACTGTAGTCGTAAAAAGACAAGCTGTCTGTCAGTGGCACGCGATTTGTCACACTGACGCACAAAGACCAATAAGGAGGAAAACAACTTATGGCAAAAATTGCAAGTATTATGACCGACCTTTTCGAAGATTCTGAATACACTTCACCTAAAGAAGCCCTCGAAGCAGCGGGTCATCAAGTCGTTCCTGTCGGTTTAGAAAAAGGCGCTACCGTTACTGGTAAAAGTGATGGGACCGAAGTCGAAATTGAAGTCGGCATTGACACCGCTAAGGGCGAAGACTTTGACGCCTTACTGATTCCTGGTGGTTACTCCCCAGATAAGATCCGTAAGTATGAAGATGTTTTAAACTTTGTCCGTCACTTCGCTTACAAACATAAACCCATCTTCTCTATCTGCCACGCCCCACAGCTTTTAGTCAACGCGGATGTACTCCACGGTAAAGACATTACCTCCGTTGCCCAAGTGGCTGTTGACGTGAAGAACGCCGGTGCCAACTACTTTGATGAAGAAGTGGTTATCGACTCCTCTGGTTTAATCTCCAGTCGGACCCCAGACGACCTCCCTGCCTTCAACAAAGCCATTGTTGACGCTTTGAAATAGAGTAAAAAAACGAAAAACCAGCGCCTGCCAAAGCTTGAGTGAGCTTGGTGGGCGCTGGTTTTTTGGATTAATTTATCATTCAAATTTACCAATAAGTAATAGTCCACTCATAAACAAAGGATGAGTGGACTTTTTGAATTCTCTTAATGAATCGTTACCTTGGTACCAATGGTAATTTCTGGAAGCTCTTTTTGTTCCACATAGATGGTTCCAGCCAAATCAGCATCGCTTGAATTGTCGAAACGTACCGAGATATGGCCTAAGTCAGTAAGGTTCTTCTCTACGACGCTACCAACAGCAGTGATTTTATAGTCTTGGTCATCAAAGGAGATGGTTTGCCCTGCTTCAATAGTCCCTTGGATAGGATTAACGTCGATATTATAGCAATAATCAGCTAAGTCAGCAGGGGCGTCTTCTCCAAAGAGGATGATCATGTTTTCACTTTTAAATAATTCAGCATCGGCACCAATATTTTTTACTTCTGTTTGATAAATAGTCATCGTAGATTTCCTTTCTGTACTTTTGTTTTTATGAGCGCATTTCTTCTTTGATTAGCTATAGAGACCAATACTTGCTAACCATGCCACTAGGACACGGGGCACACCGTTTAGGAAACGGGAATAAAGGATAGCAGGCACGCCGACTTCAACAGTTTCAGAAGAAGCTTCTGCTAAACCTAAACCAACCGGAATGAAGTCACAACCGTTTTGGGTATTGATGGCAAAGAGAGCAGGTAGGGCTAGTTGTGGCGGAATATTACCCTTACCAATTTCTACCCCAATTAGGGTCCCAACGATTTGGCTGATTACCGCGCCAGGCCCCAGTAATGGGGATAAGAATGGGAGGGAGCAGACAAAACCAATGACCACTAAGCCAATTCCATTCCCAGCCAGTGGGGTTAAGGCCCGGGCGATCCAGTCACCAACCCCTGAGCCTTGGATAAGTCCAATGAGTAAGGAAACAAAGGCCATGAAAGGAATCACGGTGTGTAACATGGTTTCAATCGCTTCACGGGCGGATTGGTTGAAGACGGCAACAATTTTACCAGCACCCATCCCGATTTTAGCGATAAAACTAGGATTTTCAGTTTGTTCGGTAATCTTCTTAGAGGTGTCGTAGCCAGCCTTTTCTCCACTGCCTTCCGCTTGGTCAGCTGCTTGGCTAGCTGCTATCGAACTTACTGGTTCTTGGCTCCCATCGGCCAGACCAATTTGGTTAACGCCAACATTAGAAACATAGATATCTTCGGTAATATATTGGGCTAAGGGACCAGACTTCCCAGTAGCGATAATATTTACGGTAGGAATCCCCTTCTTAGGATAGATCCCGCAACGGAGGGTCCCTCCACAGTCAATAATAGCTAAGGCAATTTCTTCATCAGGGATGGAGGTTTTAAAACCGTTAACCGCTTCCATCCCAGAAAGTTCTTCAATACGGTCCACAATGGCTGGACGTTCGCCGCCACCCACCACATAAATGAATTTGTGTTTTTCTTCGGTTGGGGTAATTACTAGGGGGCCACCAAAGCCGCCTGACCCTTTAACAATTTTTATGCTTTTGTATTCACTCATGATAATTCTCCTTAATCAATGTCCACATCAACGGTTTTTGACAAGGTAATGCCTTGTTGTTTACATACGCGAGCAGTAATGAAGTCTGTGACCCAACCACCAACAAAGTTCATCACTAACCCCACTAAGAGGTAGCGAATGGCTAATTCCATTTGGTTGAGGCCTAAAGCTTCAATCCCTTGGGCAATCCCTAACCAAACGAATAATTCACCGGGGTTAATATGAGGGAAGACCCCGTTGGAGGTATGGCAGAATTGCATTTGTGCGGCAATGTAACCGGGTTTATAGAATTCAGGCAGGAAACGTCCCATGGTCATTGACATGGGGTTCCCTAACATAAAGGCGGACACAAAGGGTAGGATCATGTAACGGGTAAAGACATTCTTAGAAGCCACCCGGGCTAAGCTGGTTACCCGTTCTTCTCCTAAAAGATTAATCACAGCGTTCATGGCCACCATTAACATTAATACCAGGGGAACAATGGATCCCATCCAGGCAATGAAGTTATCGGCACCGGTTTGGAAGAGGTTCATGAACCCTTCCGCAAATTTAACAATATATTCCATTTTTTATCCACGTCCTTTAACTTTATTTGACAGTGTGTATTTCATCTGTGTGGCAAAATTGCCTAATTGTTTGAAGGTGGATTGCGGTTTTTCTTCCTTATAGTCACCGATTTCCACCCGAATGTAGACTTCGCGGGCGTCTTCCATGGCAATTTGGGTTAATTTATTTTCTTTTTGTACCAGGGGATGCTTGCGATCGATCAAATAGAGATCTTGCCCAATATATTGGGGGAGGCGCTTGAATTTCGCTAATACCGTGACTCCTTGCATCTTATAGGCATCAAGGATTCTGGCTTGGTCATTGACGGCAAACATCACGATCGTGCCTTGGCGAATCTTGCCAGACCGTCTCCCGATGGCGACTTTGCCTTGTTTACGCAGGTCTTGGTAAACTTGGTTAAAGTGTTTGATTTGCAGGAAACCAAGAAAGGCTTGGCCCAAGTAGGCCAGTAAGGCCATCCCACCAAATACGATCATAAAGCTCACAATGCGTCATCTCCTTGTAAAATGTCTTGTATCTCTTCCAAAGAATGCGTAGTTTTTAATAAGACCTTTAAGTCCTGGTTA
This genomic interval carries:
- a CDS encoding type 1 glutamine amidotransferase domain-containing protein; protein product: MAKIASIMTDLFEDSEYTSPKEALEAAGHQVVPVGLEKGATVTGKSDGTEVEIEVGIDTAKGEDFDALLIPGGYSPDKIRKYEDVLNFVRHFAYKHKPIFSICHAPQLLVNADVLHGKDITSVAQVAVDVKNAGANYFDEEVVIDSSGLISSRTPDDLPAFNKAIVDALK
- a CDS encoding PTS glucitol/sorbitol transporter subunit IIA, producing MTIYQTEVKNIGADAELFKSENMIILFGEDAPADLADYCYNIDVNPIQGTIEAGQTISFDDQDYKITAVGSVVEKNLTDLGHISVRFDNSSDADLAGTIYVEQKELPEITIGTKVTIH
- the srlE gene encoding PTS glucitol/sorbitol transporter subunit IIB translates to MSEYKSIKIVKGSGGFGGPLVITPTEEKHKFIYVVGGGERPAIVDRIEELSGMEAVNGFKTSIPDEEIALAIIDCGGTLRCGIYPKKGIPTVNIIATGKSGPLAQYITEDIYVSNVGVNQIGLADGSQEPVSSIAASQAADQAEGSGEKAGYDTSKKITEQTENPSFIAKIGMGAGKIVAVFNQSAREAIETMLHTVIPFMAFVSLLIGLIQGSGVGDWIARALTPLAGNGIGLVVIGFVCSLPFLSPLLGPGAVISQIVGTLIGVEIGKGNIPPQLALPALFAINTQNGCDFIPVGLGLAEASSETVEVGVPAILYSRFLNGVPRVLVAWLASIGLYS
- the srlA gene encoding PTS glucitol/sorbitol transporter subunit IIC, giving the protein MEYIVKFAEGFMNLFQTGADNFIAWMGSIVPLVLMLMVAMNAVINLLGEERVTSLARVASKNVFTRYMILPFVSAFMLGNPMSMTMGRFLPEFYKPGYIAAQMQFCHTSNGVFPHINPGELFVWLGIAQGIEALGLNQMELAIRYLLVGLVMNFVGGWVTDFITARVCKQQGITLSKTVDVDID
- a CDS encoding transcriptional regulator GutM, with protein sequence MSFMIVFGGMALLAYLGQAFLGFLQIKHFNQVYQDLRKQGKVAIGRRSGKIRQGTIVMFAVNDQARILDAYKMQGVTVLAKFKRLPQYIGQDLYLIDRKHPLVQKENKLTQIAMEDAREVYIRVEIGDYKEEKPQSTFKQLGNFATQMKYTLSNKVKGRG